From a region of the Nocardioides ginsengisegetis genome:
- a CDS encoding TadE family protein, translating to MGTMQRRRHAERGAAAVEFGLVALLLVTLLFGIIQFGFWFWAWQSAGHAAREASRIAAVTPCDTAKITTTGTNDLNGTPKNTTPTVTVTKGSPVKVGDTITVRVQFTTLNLGFFPGYTGNIDKSSTSRVENVPAGGC from the coding sequence ATGGGGACCATGCAGCGCCGGCGCCACGCCGAGCGAGGAGCCGCAGCAGTGGAGTTCGGGCTGGTCGCCCTGCTCCTCGTGACCTTGCTGTTCGGCATCATCCAGTTCGGCTTCTGGTTCTGGGCCTGGCAGTCCGCGGGTCACGCCGCACGGGAGGCCTCGCGGATCGCCGCGGTCACGCCCTGCGACACCGCGAAGATCACCACCACCGGCACCAACGACCTCAACGGCACACCCAAGAACACCACGCCCACCGTCACGGTGACCAAGGGCTCACCGGTCAAGGTGGGCGACACGATCACCGTGCGCGTCCAGTTCACGACCCTCAACCTGGGCTTCTTCCCGGGCTACACCGGCAACATCGACAAGAGCTCGACCTCGCGGGTCGAGAACGTGCCGGCCGGGGGTTGCTGA
- a CDS encoding tyrosine-type recombinase/integrase, which yields MARPPLPLGTWGTITTEKIRDGSYRALTRFRDTDGNTRRVTATGPSKAAAERALRDVLGTRTAPAGELLTAETRLIDLANLWITGLEAEGRIEQTTINEYRRVLDNLVLPSVGGLKLREATTGRLDRLLLRLRDQSVNRQRKAKVVLGAMLDLAVRHDAIPMNPARGTSRVHRPKQETKALRVEDLVEIRAAVRRWVNADRPGPKATGDMADIIDLMLATGCRIGEILALRWSDLNLDGDLPTLSVSGTIKTETGKGTYRKATPKTDTSRRTVVLPRFAADLLRVRREFATPNENDAVFATRNGTWHQVVNIERRWRQIRKDTGYEWVTPHTFRKTVATLISEAATSELASRQLGHSSSQVTRDHYIAKPPVSADLSKVLERLSESDHASSDS from the coding sequence ATGGCCAGGCCACCACTCCCCCTCGGCACCTGGGGGACCATCACCACCGAGAAGATCCGCGACGGCAGCTATCGAGCACTGACCCGGTTCCGTGACACCGACGGCAACACTCGTCGCGTCACTGCGACTGGTCCTAGCAAGGCGGCTGCGGAGCGAGCGCTTCGAGACGTCCTGGGCACGCGCACCGCGCCAGCAGGTGAGCTCCTCACGGCAGAGACCCGGCTGATCGACCTCGCCAACCTGTGGATCACTGGTCTCGAGGCCGAAGGACGGATCGAGCAGACCACCATCAACGAGTACCGCCGGGTGCTGGACAACCTGGTGTTACCCAGTGTCGGTGGGCTGAAGCTCCGCGAGGCCACCACGGGGCGGCTGGACCGGCTCCTGCTGAGGTTGCGCGATCAGAGCGTGAACCGACAACGCAAGGCCAAGGTCGTCCTCGGGGCCATGCTCGACCTCGCGGTCCGACACGACGCGATCCCGATGAACCCGGCCCGCGGGACGAGCCGGGTTCACCGGCCCAAGCAGGAGACCAAGGCCCTGCGGGTCGAGGACCTGGTCGAGATCCGCGCAGCCGTACGCCGGTGGGTCAACGCCGACCGCCCCGGACCCAAGGCCACCGGCGACATGGCCGACATCATCGACCTGATGCTTGCCACCGGTTGTCGCATCGGCGAGATCCTGGCGTTGCGCTGGAGCGACCTGAATCTCGACGGGGATCTGCCCACCCTGTCGGTGTCGGGGACGATCAAGACCGAGACCGGCAAAGGCACCTACCGGAAGGCCACACCGAAGACGGACACCAGCCGGCGGACGGTCGTACTCCCCCGGTTCGCTGCCGACCTGCTCCGGGTACGCCGGGAGTTCGCGACTCCGAACGAGAACGACGCCGTCTTCGCGACCCGCAACGGCACCTGGCATCAGGTGGTCAACATCGAGCGGCGGTGGCGGCAGATCCGCAAGGACACCGGTTACGAATGGGTCACCCCGCACACGTTCCGCAAGACGGTGGCGACGCTGATCTCCGAGGCAGCGACGTCCGAGCTCGCCTCGCGCCAGCTCGGCCACTCCTCGAGCCAGGTCACCCGAGACCACTACATCGCCAAGCCACCGGTTTCGGCCGACCTCTCGAAGGTCCTCGAGCGGCTCAGTGAGAGCGACCATGCGAGTTCGGATTCGTAG
- a CDS encoding helix-turn-helix transcriptional regulator: MSTTVDTSHESMILTIDEAAAYLAIPKATLYTWRTRRAGFGPRAVKMGGCLRYRRADLDAWIVEHLEPAAGE; the protein is encoded by the coding sequence ATGAGTACCACCGTCGACACCAGCCACGAGAGCATGATCCTCACCATCGACGAGGCGGCGGCCTACCTCGCAATCCCGAAGGCGACGCTGTACACCTGGCGGACCCGCCGGGCCGGGTTCGGACCACGCGCCGTGAAGATGGGCGGTTGCCTTCGGTACCGGCGCGCGGACCTCGACGCCTGGATCGTCGAGCACCTCGAGCCCGCGGCAGGCGAGTAG
- a CDS encoding helix-turn-helix transcriptional regulator has product METTTPTTSALEPLISLEELSDYLHVPVKTLYDWRTAGRGPRAVHVGRQLRFFLSDVHAWLAQQREPEPGRGTPGR; this is encoded by the coding sequence ATGGAGACCACAACGCCCACGACGAGCGCCCTCGAGCCGCTGATCAGCCTCGAGGAGCTCTCGGACTACCTGCACGTGCCGGTGAAGACGCTCTACGACTGGCGCACCGCGGGCCGAGGACCCCGGGCGGTCCACGTCGGACGCCAGCTCCGGTTCTTCCTCAGCGACGTCCACGCCTGGCTGGCCCAACAGCGCGAGCCGGAACCGGGGCGCGGCACACCCGGTCGGTGA
- a CDS encoding tyrosine-type recombinase/integrase — protein MARPRIPIGTFGEVSYVRTASGRVRARTRYRDDDGQVRRVSASGASHKAAERALKAVLAQRASQVASGELTRDSTFARLVEVWLEDLDLEGRLAPSTRALYERNMRQVVLPAFEHFTLREITVRKVDQFIKSLAANKSYSYAKQARTVLSLVFGLAVRYDAIPKNPVRDTSRLRRPPSTAMALTASQVESIRRAVREWRRGTGLSGPKPDGQLEAIIEVMLGTSARIGEVLAIRRCDVDVTSAPATVRICGTIVSPTGKPTHRQPAPKTAKSTRTVSVPSFTAEVLRQRLVLLAHQDPEGLIFASRNGTPLTTNNVRRRLRVILAEAGIPGVTPHSFRRTVATVLDRAGGADLAAEMLGHTSSQITKQHYIEPDEKVNPVTAEILESLAPRWQREDG, from the coding sequence ATGGCTAGGCCGCGCATCCCGATCGGGACGTTCGGCGAGGTCAGCTACGTCAGGACAGCCAGCGGCCGGGTCCGGGCGCGGACCCGCTACCGCGACGACGACGGGCAGGTACGCCGGGTCTCGGCCAGCGGGGCGAGTCACAAGGCGGCCGAACGGGCCCTCAAGGCGGTGCTGGCCCAACGCGCCAGCCAGGTCGCGTCGGGGGAGCTGACCCGCGACTCGACCTTCGCCAGACTCGTCGAGGTCTGGCTGGAGGACCTGGACCTGGAGGGCCGGCTGGCCCCGAGCACCCGGGCGCTGTACGAGCGCAACATGCGCCAGGTGGTCCTACCGGCGTTCGAGCACTTCACGCTGCGGGAGATCACAGTCCGCAAGGTCGACCAGTTCATCAAGTCGCTGGCCGCCAACAAGAGCTACAGCTACGCCAAGCAGGCCCGCACGGTGCTGAGCCTGGTCTTCGGGCTGGCGGTCCGGTACGACGCGATCCCGAAGAACCCGGTCCGCGACACCAGCCGGCTCCGCAGACCGCCGTCGACCGCGATGGCCCTGACCGCCTCCCAGGTGGAGTCGATCCGGCGGGCGGTCCGCGAGTGGCGTCGAGGGACCGGCCTGTCGGGGCCGAAGCCCGACGGCCAGCTCGAGGCCATCATCGAGGTCATGCTCGGGACCTCGGCCCGGATCGGAGAGGTGCTGGCGATCCGCAGGTGCGACGTCGACGTGACGAGCGCGCCGGCGACGGTGCGAATCTGCGGCACGATCGTGTCGCCCACCGGGAAGCCGACGCACCGACAGCCGGCGCCGAAGACCGCGAAGTCGACGCGGACGGTGTCGGTGCCGAGCTTCACCGCCGAGGTGCTTCGTCAGCGGCTGGTCCTCCTGGCCCACCAGGACCCTGAGGGCCTGATCTTCGCCAGCCGCAACGGCACACCGCTGACCACCAACAACGTACGTCGCCGGCTCCGGGTCATCCTGGCCGAGGCGGGAATCCCTGGGGTCACGCCGCACTCGTTCCGCCGGACGGTTGCCACGGTGCTCGACCGGGCCGGAGGCGCCGACCTGGCGGCGGAGATGCTGGGCCACACCTCCTCCCAGATCACCAAGCAGCACTACATCGAGCCGGACGAGAAGGTGAATCCGGTGACGGCCGAGATCCTGGAGTCGCTGGCGCCCAGGTGGCAGCGGGAGGACGGATAA
- a CDS encoding single-stranded DNA-binding protein, producing the protein MSIPTQMSLAGFIATAPALHFSKTGNPRFHARVGCEHYRKEVDGTFTKLDPTFHDLVIFNDTALSAYERFRKGDSFLASGYVHEYEVESDDTTLIRDEFVARRIGHDTQRTRYEVRRRDVAPTGATLATPPPAVGV; encoded by the coding sequence ATGTCGATCCCCACCCAGATGAGCTTGGCCGGCTTCATCGCCACCGCCCCCGCCCTGCACTTCTCCAAGACCGGGAATCCTCGCTTCCACGCCCGCGTGGGATGCGAGCACTACCGCAAGGAGGTCGACGGCACCTTCACCAAGCTCGACCCGACCTTCCATGACCTGGTCATCTTCAACGACACGGCGCTCTCGGCCTACGAGAGGTTCAGGAAGGGCGACTCGTTCCTGGCCAGCGGCTACGTCCACGAGTACGAGGTCGAGTCCGACGACACGACGCTGATCCGGGACGAGTTCGTCGCCAGGCGCATCGGCCACGACACCCAACGCACTAGGTACGAGGTCCGCCGCCGCGACGTCGCGCCCACCGGCGCGACCCTGGCGACGCCTCCCCCGGCTGTCGGCGTTTGA
- a CDS encoding type IV secretory system conjugative DNA transfer family protein, which produces MNLGLLVLGFVGAVAAVLRAAGELAAWLSGTKPPSGGLAAGTRALVDPAHPDIAFGTTGMSPVVFWSVLAALLTFVAGCASVAWRLINRIRRYNRRDPRRIMGVATAHDVIQTASKRALLARATSLRPSLSKPRAEDVGYLLGRSRGHEVWSSVEDSTLILGPPRSGKGLHLVINAILDAPGAVITTATRPDNITATLRARERVGPVAVFDPQRLAEGMPAGLRWSPVRGCDDPLTAMIRAAGLASATGLSAGGVESGGFWEGKTRTALQALLHAAALDRRTARDLFSWTLSPSAAGDAVAILASNPSSAVGWGDSLESIIYSDPRTRDSIWMGVSLALSCLGDPRVLDAVSPRPEEEFDPREFLTGNGTLYFLATGAGAGASWSLVAAFIEDLVETARHLGAASPGARLDPPVLLALDEIGNLSPLPSLPVLMAEGGGTGITTMPILQSLSQARHKWGDHAASAIWDASIVKVILGGSSSARDLHDLSTLIGERDERTDTISIGDDGSRSWQRSTRRLPIMPPEAIRTLPFGTGLVLLRSTPPLVTDLRPWTTRDDARRLTSGRASLEEGLRRR; this is translated from the coding sequence GTGAACCTCGGGCTCCTCGTCCTCGGATTCGTTGGCGCCGTCGCGGCTGTGCTCAGGGCAGCCGGCGAACTCGCCGCCTGGTTGTCCGGAACCAAGCCACCCTCCGGCGGGTTGGCAGCCGGAACGCGGGCCCTCGTCGATCCCGCGCACCCGGACATCGCCTTCGGAACTACTGGGATGTCGCCCGTCGTGTTCTGGTCAGTGTTGGCTGCGTTGCTCACCTTCGTTGCCGGGTGCGCGAGCGTTGCCTGGCGGTTGATCAACCGGATCCGCAGATACAACCGACGCGATCCTCGCCGCATCATGGGTGTGGCGACGGCTCACGACGTCATCCAGACGGCGTCGAAACGAGCCCTGCTCGCTCGAGCGACGAGTCTGCGTCCCAGCCTGTCCAAGCCACGGGCCGAGGACGTCGGTTACCTCTTGGGGAGGTCTCGCGGACACGAGGTGTGGAGTTCCGTGGAGGACTCCACCCTGATCCTCGGCCCTCCTCGCTCCGGCAAGGGACTTCACTTGGTGATCAACGCGATCCTCGACGCGCCCGGTGCCGTGATCACCACCGCAACTCGACCGGACAACATTACGGCCACTCTTCGGGCGCGGGAGCGTGTCGGCCCGGTGGCCGTGTTCGACCCCCAGCGACTGGCCGAGGGAATGCCCGCGGGGCTGCGCTGGTCCCCGGTGAGGGGATGCGATGACCCGCTCACCGCCATGATCCGAGCCGCCGGGCTCGCGTCCGCCACGGGCCTCTCCGCCGGCGGTGTGGAGTCCGGCGGGTTCTGGGAAGGCAAGACCCGCACCGCGCTGCAGGCCCTCCTGCACGCCGCCGCCCTCGACCGGCGTACGGCGCGCGACCTCTTCAGCTGGACCCTGTCACCGTCGGCCGCTGGCGACGCAGTCGCGATCCTCGCCAGCAACCCGTCCTCCGCAGTGGGCTGGGGCGACTCGCTGGAGTCGATCATCTACAGCGACCCGCGCACCCGCGACTCGATCTGGATGGGCGTCTCCCTGGCCCTGTCCTGCCTCGGGGACCCACGGGTGCTCGACGCGGTGAGTCCACGCCCCGAAGAAGAGTTCGACCCGCGCGAATTTCTGACCGGCAACGGCACGCTGTACTTCTTGGCGACCGGGGCAGGCGCTGGCGCCTCATGGTCACTCGTAGCCGCGTTCATCGAGGACCTCGTCGAGACAGCGCGCCACCTCGGTGCCGCCTCGCCAGGCGCCCGACTCGATCCGCCGGTGCTCCTCGCGCTAGACGAGATCGGCAACCTGTCGCCCCTGCCCTCGTTGCCCGTGCTGATGGCCGAGGGCGGTGGTACTGGCATCACCACCATGCCGATCCTGCAATCGCTGTCCCAGGCTCGCCACAAGTGGGGCGATCACGCCGCCAGCGCAATCTGGGATGCCTCCATCGTCAAGGTCATCCTCGGCGGGAGCTCGTCCGCTCGCGACCTCCACGACCTCTCAACGCTCATCGGCGAGCGCGACGAGCGAACCGACACGATCTCCATCGGTGATGACGGCTCGCGCTCCTGGCAGCGATCTACGCGCCGCCTCCCGATCATGCCCCCAGAAGCGATCCGCACCCTCCCGTTCGGGACTGGCCTGGTTCTCCTTCGGAGCACTCCTCCACTGGTTACCGACCTTCGACCCTGGACGACACGCGACGACGCACGCAGGCTCACAAGTGGTCGCGCCAGCCTCGAAGAGGGACTCCGGCGGCGTTGA
- a CDS encoding ATP-binding protein, whose translation MTQDREARRTAEKAKSEELSAERRATVALPRSGETGPAALRTPGRLRLPRHQDTSATLAGAYPFLAEGGLGSDGVFVGQDLYSGGSFVYDPWVLYSSGLITAPNVVLAGIVGSGKSALAKSLYTRSIPFGRRVYVPGDPKGEHTAVAEAVGGKAIALGHGMANRLNPLDEGHRPRGVDDAQWTGQVTARRRALIGALAESVLDRTLTPLEHTAVDVALSNAVREADAPVLPMVVDRLLQPPPADDPGGRLAEDGRLVGHALRRLVAGDLAGLFDGPSTVRFDPSLPMISLDLSRVTENATLISVLMTCASAWMESALLDPDGGQRWVVYDEAWRLMSHPALLKRMDAHWRLARHYGIANLLIFHKLSDLDNVGDQGSAMRALATSLLANAETRVVYRQESDQLGSTAAVLGLTGTEQQLLPTLGTGQGLWRIKHRTFVVQHQLHPSELELFDTTGRMTGG comes from the coding sequence GTGACCCAGGACCGGGAAGCTCGCCGAACTGCAGAGAAGGCGAAGTCCGAGGAGCTCTCGGCCGAACGGCGCGCGACCGTCGCACTCCCCCGCTCCGGTGAAACCGGCCCGGCTGCGCTGCGGACACCCGGCCGCCTCCGACTCCCCCGCCATCAGGACACCTCCGCCACCCTCGCCGGCGCCTACCCATTTCTGGCCGAGGGCGGACTCGGCAGCGATGGGGTATTCGTCGGCCAAGACCTCTACAGCGGCGGTTCCTTCGTCTACGACCCGTGGGTGCTCTACTCCTCCGGCCTGATCACCGCCCCGAACGTCGTGCTCGCCGGGATAGTCGGCTCCGGCAAGTCCGCCCTCGCGAAAAGCCTCTACACCCGCTCTATCCCGTTCGGGCGGCGCGTCTACGTGCCGGGTGACCCAAAGGGCGAGCACACCGCCGTCGCCGAGGCTGTCGGCGGCAAAGCGATCGCTCTTGGCCACGGCATGGCGAATCGTCTCAACCCGCTCGACGAAGGACATCGCCCACGTGGCGTGGACGACGCACAGTGGACAGGGCAAGTCACCGCACGACGGCGAGCCCTGATCGGTGCACTCGCGGAAAGCGTGCTCGACAGGACCCTGACCCCGCTCGAGCACACCGCCGTCGACGTGGCGCTGAGCAACGCGGTGCGCGAGGCCGACGCACCCGTCCTGCCCATGGTGGTCGATCGACTACTCCAACCCCCACCGGCCGACGACCCGGGCGGTCGGCTCGCCGAGGACGGCCGCTTGGTGGGGCATGCCCTGCGCCGACTGGTCGCCGGCGATCTCGCCGGGCTGTTCGACGGGCCCAGCACGGTCCGGTTCGACCCGAGCCTTCCGATGATCTCCCTCGACCTCTCCCGCGTCACCGAGAACGCCACCCTGATCTCGGTGCTCATGACCTGCGCCTCGGCGTGGATGGAGTCCGCCCTGCTCGATCCCGACGGAGGGCAGCGGTGGGTTGTTTACGACGAAGCGTGGCGGCTCATGTCGCATCCCGCGCTGCTGAAGAGGATGGATGCGCACTGGCGGCTTGCGCGGCACTACGGCATCGCGAACCTGCTGATCTTCCACAAGCTTTCCGACCTCGACAACGTCGGTGACCAAGGCTCCGCGATGCGAGCACTTGCCACGTCACTGCTCGCCAACGCCGAGACCCGGGTGGTGTACCGGCAGGAGTCCGACCAGCTCGGATCGACCGCTGCAGTCCTCGGCCTGACCGGCACGGAACAACAACTGCTTCCCACCCTCGGCACGGGCCAGGGGTTGTGGCGGATCAAGCACCGCACGTTCGTCGTCCAGCACCAGCTGCACCCCTCGGAGCTCGAGTTGTTCGACACCACCGGCCGCATGACCGGGGGCTGA
- a CDS encoding SCO6880 family protein yields MAQSLPGPSDYALTPIKFSRLTQRGVILGLSASQLVVVGIGAASLVLCLYASGGSALLAATPVMVICSVLAWVGVGGRTLVQWLPAAAHWLWRSSGGQLQYRRRIATPRPAGTLALPGDAARLRQWLDRETGAVMVHDPHQGTLTAIVEVSHPAFILLDPAEQERRVVGWGRVLATTCRSGRLASLQLLERTLPDSGKGLAEWWSRHGTHDGTWTSTTYAELIDRAGPAGERHATTISLSLDMKRASRAIRAAGGGNRGAAAVLRQEMATMLAALRSADLTPSGWLTPGELALILRSAYDPAVAGALERHGDLGRDLATAGPVAVTESWGSLRSDSAHHCVLWISEWPRTLVYPGFLAPVLLSSGLRRTFSLLYTPIRTDQAARDIRRKKTEYISDAAQRQRIGKIEDAQQSAEFQDVLQQEADLTAGHGILRATGLVAVSADDPDELERALSAIEQAAIQASCETRRLWGQQAQSFAAAALPLCRPV; encoded by the coding sequence ATGGCTCAATCGCTACCAGGACCGTCGGACTACGCCCTCACCCCGATCAAGTTCTCCCGGCTCACCCAGCGGGGCGTGATCCTGGGGTTGTCTGCATCGCAGCTCGTCGTCGTTGGGATCGGTGCGGCATCCCTTGTCCTCTGCCTGTACGCCAGCGGAGGCTCCGCCCTCCTTGCCGCGACGCCCGTGATGGTGATCTGCAGCGTCCTGGCGTGGGTCGGCGTAGGTGGCCGGACGTTGGTCCAGTGGCTGCCCGCCGCGGCGCATTGGCTGTGGCGCTCCTCCGGTGGGCAGCTGCAGTATCGGCGGCGGATCGCCACGCCCCGCCCGGCGGGAACCCTGGCGCTCCCGGGCGACGCCGCTCGACTGCGTCAGTGGCTTGATCGCGAGACCGGAGCCGTAATGGTCCACGACCCCCATCAGGGGACTCTCACGGCGATCGTCGAGGTGTCCCATCCCGCTTTCATCCTCCTCGATCCCGCCGAACAGGAACGCCGGGTCGTCGGCTGGGGCCGGGTTCTCGCCACCACGTGCCGCTCCGGGCGCCTTGCGTCCCTGCAGCTGCTGGAACGCACGCTCCCTGATTCCGGGAAGGGCCTTGCGGAATGGTGGTCCCGTCACGGGACGCACGACGGCACCTGGACGTCGACGACGTACGCCGAGCTCATCGACCGTGCCGGCCCCGCCGGAGAACGGCATGCCACCACGATTTCCCTGTCACTCGACATGAAGCGCGCCAGCCGTGCAATCCGTGCCGCCGGGGGCGGCAACCGGGGCGCCGCCGCTGTCCTGCGACAGGAAATGGCCACCATGCTCGCTGCCCTGCGCTCAGCAGACCTGACGCCCTCGGGCTGGCTCACCCCAGGTGAACTCGCGCTGATCCTGCGATCGGCGTACGACCCGGCCGTCGCCGGTGCCCTCGAACGCCACGGCGACCTCGGACGCGACCTGGCCACGGCCGGCCCGGTTGCCGTCACCGAGAGTTGGGGCAGCCTCCGCAGCGACTCCGCCCACCACTGTGTCCTGTGGATCAGCGAGTGGCCCCGCACCCTGGTCTATCCAGGGTTCCTGGCTCCAGTTCTGCTCTCCTCGGGGCTACGGCGAACCTTCTCCCTCCTCTACACCCCGATCCGAACCGATCAAGCCGCCCGAGACATCCGCCGGAAGAAGACGGAGTACATCTCCGACGCGGCCCAACGCCAACGCATCGGCAAGATCGAAGACGCCCAACAGTCGGCCGAGTTCCAGGACGTGCTCCAACAAGAAGCCGACCTCACCGCAGGTCACGGCATCCTGCGAGCAACCGGGCTGGTAGCCGTCAGCGCAGACGATCCCGACGAGCTCGAGCGGGCCCTGTCGGCGATCGAACAGGCCGCGATCCAGGCCTCATGCGAGACCCGGCGGCTCTGGGGCCAACAGGCTCAATCATTTGCCGCCGCGGCACTTCCGTTGTGCCGACCCGTATGA
- a CDS encoding type IV secretion system protein: protein MGVCDVPVVAHVCDSAGEAAASLVTAPFDWLAEGMGNAARWMFESVWQVFDSTTMVDITSGDFTSVYNILFGVAVFVMVGFFVLQVIGGMVRREPAALNRAALGLAKSILGSFVALTLLTAALQVTDQLCVGIVHAAGTNMEQMGGRISLMAAGLTDLNVAAPGAGAIITIFISGLAIGAAVLVWISLLVRKALLLIAIVFAPIALAGSSWDHTRAWVSRWASFVIALILSKVVVVVIFLLATAQVSAPIDADLQSVSQPITGVVLMLIAGFAPYLAYKAISFMGFDTHHATSAEQEAKHALNRPLPIRIGGRGGIDPHKVLGGSAHGSGDGVGSRAATPSPPSVGSSGPGATAMPSGSAASAPAAAGGRAAGAVVAKEAATAGPRTGAHLGAAAAHQSEAASGSQPAPSLPLPHAADPALAPASAPRDA from the coding sequence ATGGGCGTCTGCGACGTTCCGGTGGTCGCGCATGTGTGCGACTCCGCGGGAGAGGCCGCCGCGAGCCTTGTGACGGCACCGTTCGACTGGCTGGCCGAGGGCATGGGCAACGCCGCGAGGTGGATGTTCGAGAGCGTCTGGCAGGTCTTCGACAGCACCACCATGGTCGACATCACCAGCGGCGACTTCACCAGCGTCTACAACATCTTGTTCGGCGTCGCCGTGTTCGTCATGGTGGGTTTCTTCGTACTCCAGGTGATCGGCGGCATGGTCCGCCGCGAGCCCGCCGCTCTCAACCGCGCGGCGCTGGGGCTGGCCAAGTCGATCCTCGGATCGTTCGTGGCCCTGACCCTGCTCACCGCGGCGCTCCAGGTCACCGACCAACTCTGCGTCGGGATCGTGCACGCGGCCGGGACAAACATGGAGCAGATGGGCGGTCGAATCTCGCTCATGGCCGCGGGACTGACGGACCTGAACGTTGCCGCGCCGGGCGCCGGGGCGATCATCACGATCTTCATCTCGGGCCTCGCCATCGGCGCCGCGGTCCTGGTGTGGATCAGCCTGCTCGTGCGCAAGGCCCTGCTCTTGATCGCGATCGTGTTCGCGCCGATCGCGCTCGCGGGCTCTAGTTGGGATCACACCCGGGCCTGGGTGAGCCGGTGGGCGTCGTTCGTCATCGCATTGATTCTCTCCAAAGTGGTCGTCGTCGTGATCTTCCTGCTGGCTACCGCCCAGGTGTCGGCACCGATCGACGCAGACCTGCAATCGGTCAGTCAGCCCATCACCGGAGTCGTCCTCATGCTGATCGCCGGGTTCGCGCCGTACCTGGCCTACAAGGCGATCAGCTTCATGGGCTTCGACACGCATCACGCGACGTCGGCCGAGCAGGAGGCAAAGCACGCCCTGAATCGTCCGCTGCCCATCCGGATCGGCGGACGCGGGGGAATCGACCCGCACAAGGTGTTGGGCGGTTCAGCACACGGTTCCGGGGACGGCGTCGGGAGCCGAGCCGCCACGCCCTCGCCGCCCTCGGTGGGAAGCAGTGGGCCCGGGGCTACCGCGATGCCCTCAGGATCAGCCGCGAGCGCCCCCGCCGCTGCCGGCGGCCGCGCCGCCGGTGCGGTCGTGGCCAAAGAGGCCGCGACCGCAGGTCCCCGGACGGGCGCCCACCTGGGCGCGGCCGCCGCTCATCAGTCCGAAGCAGCCAGCGGGTCCCAGCCAGCCCCCTCGCTACCCCTTCCGCACGCGGCGGACCCTGCCCTCGCGCCTGCCAGCGCCCCGAGGGATGCGTGA
- a CDS encoding DUF6112 family protein: MSTYSLVALLPLDVRINPNSDGLPGIGQLRSIVGAAMTIGLILAVLALIISAIAWALGANSSNPHLAGRGKFGVLVGLAAAIICGASVGLVNFFWNVGQSV, translated from the coding sequence ATGTCGACCTACAGCCTGGTGGCCCTGCTACCGCTGGATGTCCGGATCAACCCGAACTCCGACGGCCTACCCGGCATCGGCCAACTGCGGTCGATCGTCGGAGCAGCAATGACGATCGGACTGATCCTGGCTGTCCTTGCCTTGATCATCTCGGCCATCGCTTGGGCGCTCGGAGCGAACTCCTCGAACCCGCACCTGGCGGGCCGGGGCAAGTTCGGCGTGCTCGTCGGCCTTGCCGCCGCGATCATCTGCGGTGCCTCCGTGGGCCTCGTGAACTTCTTCTGGAACGTCGGCCAGTCGGTCTGA